A stretch of Anas acuta chromosome 3, bAnaAcu1.1, whole genome shotgun sequence DNA encodes these proteins:
- the LGSN gene encoding lengsin, with amino-acid sequence MLITVKCVPRAMPAQAIPAILPLQSIHRDLRFDRLISANTSGIANDEVDGNNICSFRKKKGVKGTTKHVPLLENEKMELSHTSKIPDPHHLQGITGCSEPPSHQSLQNLTNFPPVQKDRGGSGISHFVSNVKEDMSGETHEIPEDAGTGEKIKEKMHKKIDTPGKTKLPMGVQAANNTEKAGCADTVYKEEDSEKMECIQEEQGRTDEDSKFHMTKTGFLESTATTQGRSTAESFTPGISEQSLEEMKKLLSEGPLPDHGPNCSGRSGGTFSQQNLKPGEKIADKQGRPFDLFSLHFGKENQKYHSFHKEGVGQQSKSLLVLSSAGSAQQQPAGGEVDQPILRQPATSTCAESTAPEIEFSSSASHTASSREPDINSLRNPTLLHLFSHIEFIKQQMARDNIQFVRFESIDLHGVSRSKNIPSRFFHEKAIHGVAMPRSYLELTLNPKDNEIDYINATNFNCDIILNPDLSTFRILPWTEQTARVICDSFTVLGNPLMTSPRHIAKKQLSQLQDNGFSLHSAFTYEFCIYGITEVVNSKTISFPAATILNNHDQTFIQELIEGMYYTGANIESFSSSSGPGQMEITFHPAFGIDAADSAFTFRTGIKEVAKKYNYVASFFSESGFYNSGALSHSLWDVNGQKNLFSAGYGVEELTDIGKNWLSGLLAHSAAISCLMAPTTSCRKPYSKYSKESKETVNAKWAYNDNSCAFNVKCHVGKGTHIDNKLSSATANPYLVLAATVAAGLDGIKRGLRYDDMSQEENLVSDLKPSSIPLKLEDALVALEKDSCIQEALGETFIRYFVAMKHYELETEEMDIERNKCLGYFI; translated from the exons AACACATCTGGAATTGCCAATGACGAAGTTGATGGCAACAATATATGtagtttcagaaagaaaaaaggagtcAAAGGTACCACAAAGCATGTTCCTCTGTTAGAAAATGAGAAGATGGAGTTGTCTCATACCTCAAAAATCCCAGATCCTCATCATCTTCAAGGAATCACTGGTTGTTCAGAACCACCATCACATCAATCTCTTCAAAACCTGACTAATTTTCCTCCAGTGCAAAAAGACAGAGGGGGTAGTGGCATTTCCCATTTTGTCAGCAACGTGAAAGAAGACATGTCTGGGGAAACACATGAAATCCCAGAAGATGCtggcactggggaaaaaataaaagaaaaaatgcataagaAGATAGATACACCAGGTAAAACAAAGTTGCCCATGGGTGTACAAGCTGccaacaacacagaaaaagctgGGTGTGCAGACACAGTGTACAAGGAAGAGGACAGTGAAAAGATGGAGTGTATACAAGAAGAACAGGGTAGGACAGATGAAGATAGCAAGTTTCATATGACAAAGACAGGCTTCCTGGAGAGTACTGCAACCACACAAGGAAGAAGTACTGCAGAGTCCTTCACACCAGGCATTTCTGAACAAAGTctggaagagatgaaaaaacTTCTAAGTGAAGGTCCTCTTCCTGACCATGGGCCCAATTGCAGTGGTAGGTCAGGTGGCACTTTTTCTCAGCAAAACTTGAAGCCTGGGGAGAAAATAGCTGATAAACAGGGCAGACCCTTTGACTTGTTTAGTCTCCATTTTGGAAAAGAGAATCAAAAGTACCACAGTTTCCACAAGGAGGGAGTGGGACAGCAGAGCAAGTCTCTTCTGGttctcagctctgctgggtCTGCTCAGCAACAGCCAGCAGGCGGTGAGGTGGATCAACCTATTCTGAGACAACCAGCAACTTCTACGTGTGCAGAAAGCACTGCTCCAGAGATTGAGTTCAGCTCTTCTGCAAGCCATACCG CATCCAGCAGAGAGCCTGATATAAACAGCCTCAGAAATCCAACTCTCCTTCACCTGTTCTCTCATATTGAATTTATTAAGCAGCAGATGGCCAGAGACAACATACAGTTTGTCAGATTTGAATCAATAGACCTCCACGGTGTGTCAAGATCAAAGAACATTCCTTCTCGCTTTTTTCAt GAAAAAGCAATTCATGGTGTTGCCATGCCCAGAAGTTATCTTGAACTGACCCTGAATCCTAAGGATAATGAAATAGATTACATAAATGCAACAAATTTTAATTGTGACATAATCCTCAATCCTGATTTATCAACATTTCGAATTCTACCCTGGACTGAGCAGACTGCTAGAGTGATATGTGATTCTTTCACTGTACTGGGCAACCCTCTAATGACCTCACCTAGGCACATCGCCAAGAAGCAGCTGAGCCAGCTTCAGGACAATGGCTTTTCTCTACACTCTGCCTTCACTTatgaattttgtatttatggCATTACTGAGGTTGTAAATTCAAAGACAATATCCTTTCCTGCAGCAACGATACTAAATAACCATGACCAGACATTCATTCAGGAGCTCATTGAAGGAATGTATTATACTGGAGCCAATattgaaagcttttcttcttccagtggGCCTGGACAAATGGAGATCACTTTTCATCCAGCATTTGGAATAGATGCTGCTGACAGTGCCTTCACATTTAGAACAGGCATTAAAGAGGTGGCTAAGAAGTACAACTATGTAGCTAGCTTTTTCTCAGAATCAGGATTCTACAATTCAGGGGCTCTTTCACACAGTCTGTGGGATGTGAATGGCcaaaagaatttgttttctgctggttATGGAGTTGAGGAGCTCACAGATATTGGGAAAAATTGGTTATCCGGTCTCTTGGCACACTCAGCAGCTATTAGCTGTTTGATGGCTCCTACCACCAGCTGCCGTAAGCCTTATTCCAAATACAGTAAAGAATCAAAAGAGACTGTAAATGCAAAATGGGCATATAATGATAACAGCTGTGCCTTTAACGTCAAATGTCATGTTGGAAAAGGTACTCATATAGATAATAAATTAAGTTCTGCTACAGCAAACCCTTACCTTGTGCTCGCTGCTACAGTTGCTGCAGGTCTAGATGGAATAAAAAGAGGACTTAGGTATGATGATATGTCCCAAGAAGAAAACCTTGTTTCTGATCTGAAACCTTCATCCATCCCTCTGAAGTTAGAAGATGCTCTTGTTGCACTTGAGAAAGATTCGTGCATTCAGGAAGCATTAGGTGAAACTTTTATCAGATATTTTGTTGCCATGAAACATTATGAGTTAGAAACTGAAGAAATGGATATTGAAAGGAATAAATGCTTGGGGTATTTTATTTAG